The following coding sequences are from one Nonlabens arenilitoris window:
- the rpoC gene encoding DNA-directed RNA polymerase subunit beta', translating to MARYKDAPTQKKFSKISIGLASPESILAESKGEVLKPETINYRTHKPERDGLFCERIFGPVKDYECACGKYKRIRYKGIVCDRCGVEVTEKKVRRDRIGHINLVVPVAHIWYFRSLPNKIGYLLGLPSKKLDMIIYYERYVVIQPGIAKNEEGEPVQKLEFLTEEEYLNILDSLPQENLYLEDSDPNKFIAKMGAECLIDLLQRIDLEGLSYDLRHKANNETSKQRKTEALKRLQVVEALKESNVQRENKAEWMIMKVIPVIPPELRPLVPLDGGRFATSDLNDLYRRVIIRNNRLKRLMEIKAPEVILRNEKRMLQEAVDSLLDNTRKSSAVKTDSNRPLKSLSDSLKGKQGRFRQNLLGKRVDYSARSVIVVGPELKLYECGIPKDMAAELYKPFVIRKLIERGIVKTVKSAKKIIDKKEPVVWDILENVLKGHPVMLNRAPTLHRLGIQAFQPKLIEGKAIQLHPLVCTAFNADFDGDQMAVHLPLGPEAILECQLLMLASHNILNPANGSPIAVPSQDMVLGLYYMTKLRRSTPEHKVIGEGLTFYGPEELVIAFNEKRVDINAPVKCRINLLQPDGSYKAEVIETTAGRVIFNQAVPDEAGYINEVLTKKALRDIIGDILKVTDVPRTAALLDEIKDMGYGFAFRGGLSFSLGDIMIPDEKQAMIDAANTKVDAIRGNYGMGLITQNERYNQVIDVWTATNAELTELAMKNIREDNQGFNSVFMMLDSGARGSKEQIRQLTGMRGLMAKPKKSNSGGGEIIENPILSNFKEGLSILEYFISTHGARKGLADTALKTADAGYLTRRLHDVAQDVIVNVEDCETLRGIDVSALKKNEEVMEKLSARVLGRVALHDVIDPATQTVIVEAGELITEEIADIIEASDLESVEVRSPLTCEAKKGICVKCYGRNLATNKLVMRGEAVGVIAAQSIGEPGTQLTLRTFHVGGVAGNVSQENTIVAKHDGILEIEDLKLVKSEDNTGNPVNVVISRTAEAKVLHPATKMLLNSNNIPYGSELYATAGSKVKKGDVLAKWDPFNGVIISEFAGKIKFENIIQGTTFQVETDEQTGYEEKVISDSRDKKLIPTLHIVDSKGETQISYNLPVGSHLMVNDADKIKVGKVLVKIPRKSAKAGDITGGLPRVTELFEARNPSNPAVVSEIDGVVAFGKIKRGNREIIVTSKTDEVKKYLVKLSNQILVQENDYVRAGMPLSDGSITPKDILAIKGPSAVQQYLVNEVQEVYRLQGVKINDKHFEVVVRQMMRKVRIVDPGDGVFLENQLIHTEDFIVENDKLYGMKVVEDAGDSDSLKLGQLISSRELRDENSLLRREDKALVVARDVVPATAEPVLQGITRASLQTKSFISAASFQETTKVLNEAAVSGKVDSLEGLKENVIVGHRIPAGTGMRNYDDIIVGSKEEFEKLMASKEEPTPNYN from the coding sequence ATGGCTAGATATAAAGACGCCCCAACCCAGAAGAAATTTTCAAAAATTTCAATCGGTCTCGCATCACCAGAATCTATTCTCGCAGAGTCTAAAGGTGAAGTATTAAAACCAGAGACGATTAATTACCGTACGCACAAACCAGAGCGTGATGGACTTTTTTGTGAGCGCATTTTTGGTCCTGTAAAGGATTATGAGTGTGCCTGTGGAAAGTATAAGCGTATACGTTATAAAGGAATTGTATGTGATCGATGTGGTGTAGAGGTAACTGAGAAGAAGGTACGTCGTGACCGAATAGGGCATATTAACCTTGTTGTGCCAGTTGCGCACATCTGGTATTTCCGTAGTCTTCCTAACAAAATTGGTTATTTATTAGGACTTCCTTCAAAGAAGCTTGATATGATTATTTACTACGAACGTTATGTAGTAATTCAACCAGGTATTGCAAAAAATGAAGAAGGTGAACCAGTTCAAAAATTAGAATTTCTTACTGAAGAGGAGTATCTAAATATTTTAGATAGTCTTCCTCAAGAGAATTTATATTTAGAAGACTCAGATCCTAATAAGTTTATAGCTAAGATGGGAGCAGAATGTCTAATAGACCTTTTGCAACGTATCGACTTAGAAGGATTGTCTTATGATTTACGTCACAAGGCAAATAACGAAACTTCTAAGCAACGTAAAACGGAAGCTTTAAAGCGTTTACAAGTCGTAGAGGCTCTTAAGGAGTCAAATGTTCAAAGAGAGAATAAGGCAGAATGGATGATCATGAAAGTGATCCCTGTTATTCCTCCAGAATTAAGACCTTTAGTACCGTTAGATGGTGGTCGTTTTGCGACATCAGATTTAAATGATCTATATCGTCGTGTTATTATCCGTAACAATCGTTTGAAAAGATTAATGGAGATAAAAGCTCCTGAAGTAATCTTGCGTAATGAAAAACGTATGTTACAAGAAGCAGTAGATTCTCTTCTTGATAATACAAGGAAGTCTAGTGCTGTTAAAACGGATTCTAATAGACCTCTTAAATCTTTATCAGATTCATTAAAAGGTAAGCAGGGACGTTTCCGTCAGAACTTACTAGGTAAGCGTGTGGATTATTCTGCACGTTCTGTAATTGTTGTAGGACCAGAGCTTAAATTATATGAGTGTGGTATCCCTAAGGATATGGCTGCAGAACTTTACAAGCCATTTGTAATACGTAAGCTTATTGAGCGTGGTATCGTTAAGACAGTAAAATCTGCAAAGAAAATAATAGATAAGAAAGAGCCTGTTGTTTGGGATATCTTGGAGAATGTTCTCAAAGGACATCCAGTTATGTTAAACCGTGCTCCTACACTTCACAGACTCGGAATTCAAGCATTCCAACCAAAGTTGATTGAAGGTAAAGCAATTCAGTTACACCCATTAGTGTGTACAGCTTTTAATGCCGATTTTGATGGTGATCAAATGGCGGTACACCTGCCATTAGGTCCTGAAGCGATATTAGAATGTCAGTTATTGATGCTTGCATCACATAACATATTAAACCCTGCAAATGGTAGCCCTATTGCTGTACCATCTCAAGATATGGTCTTGGGTCTATACTACATGACCAAGCTACGTCGTTCAACGCCTGAGCATAAGGTTATAGGTGAAGGGTTAACTTTCTATGGTCCTGAAGAATTAGTAATCGCATTCAATGAGAAGCGTGTTGATATTAATGCGCCTGTTAAATGTAGAATTAATCTTCTACAGCCAGATGGTTCTTATAAAGCGGAAGTTATTGAAACTACAGCAGGTCGTGTGATATTTAATCAAGCGGTACCAGATGAAGCTGGATATATTAATGAAGTGCTTACTAAAAAGGCGCTACGTGATATTATAGGAGACATTCTCAAAGTAACTGATGTTCCAAGAACGGCTGCGTTACTTGATGAAATTAAAGATATGGGTTATGGCTTTGCATTCCGTGGTGGATTATCATTCTCTCTAGGTGATATTATGATACCAGATGAGAAACAAGCTATGATTGATGCAGCTAATACTAAAGTTGATGCAATACGCGGAAATTATGGTATGGGTCTTATAACTCAAAACGAGAGATATAATCAAGTTATTGATGTATGGACAGCTACTAATGCTGAGCTTACTGAATTAGCTATGAAGAATATTAGAGAAGACAACCAAGGTTTTAACTCTGTGTTTATGATGCTTGACTCTGGAGCTCGTGGATCTAAAGAACAGATTCGTCAGCTGACAGGAATGCGTGGTCTGATGGCTAAGCCTAAGAAATCTAACTCAGGTGGTGGAGAAATTATTGAAAATCCGATTCTTTCTAACTTTAAGGAGGGATTGTCTATTCTTGAATACTTTATCTCTACTCACGGTGCGCGTAAAGGACTTGCAGATACAGCTCTTAAAACAGCAGATGCTGGTTACTTAACCCGTCGTCTACATGATGTTGCACAAGATGTAATAGTTAATGTTGAGGATTGTGAGACATTGAGAGGTATTGATGTATCTGCACTTAAGAAGAATGAAGAGGTTATGGAAAAACTTAGTGCACGTGTACTAGGTAGAGTAGCTCTTCATGATGTAATTGACCCAGCTACACAAACAGTTATTGTTGAGGCAGGTGAGTTAATTACTGAAGAAATTGCAGATATAATTGAGGCATCAGATTTAGAGTCAGTAGAGGTGCGTTCACCTTTAACTTGTGAGGCTAAGAAAGGTATTTGTGTGAAATGTTATGGTCGCAACCTTGCAACTAATAAGCTTGTGATGCGTGGTGAAGCGGTTGGTGTAATTGCTGCACAGTCTATTGGGGAACCAGGTACACAGTTGACGCTACGTACTTTCCACGTTGGTGGTGTTGCTGGTAACGTTTCTCAAGAAAATACAATTGTTGCTAAGCATGATGGTATTTTAGAAATTGAAGATCTGAAATTAGTTAAGAGTGAAGATAATACTGGTAATCCAGTAAATGTCGTGATTTCTAGAACGGCTGAAGCTAAAGTACTTCATCCAGCTACAAAGATGTTGCTTAATTCAAATAATATTCCTTACGGTTCTGAATTATATGCTACGGCTGGTTCTAAAGTGAAAAAAGGAGATGTTCTTGCTAAATGGGATCCATTTAACGGTGTTATTATTTCTGAATTTGCTGGAAAAATTAAGTTTGAAAATATCATACAAGGAACAACTTTCCAAGTTGAAACTGATGAGCAAACTGGATACGAAGAGAAAGTTATATCTGACTCTAGAGATAAGAAGTTAATTCCGACACTACATATTGTTGATAGTAAAGGAGAAACTCAGATTTCTTATAACTTACCTGTTGGATCTCACTTAATGGTGAATGATGCTGATAAAATAAAGGTTGGTAAGGTTCTCGTCAAGATCCCACGTAAATCAGCTAAGGCTGGTGATATTACTGGAGGTCTTCCTCGTGTAACTGAATTATTCGAGGCACGCAACCCTTCTAATCCTGCTGTTGTTAGTGAGATTGATGGTGTGGTTGCATTTGGTAAGATTAAAAGAGGTAATCGTGAAATAATTGTTACTTCCAAAACTGATGAAGTTAAGAAGTATCTAGTTAAACTTTCTAATCAAATTCTTGTTCAAGAAAATGATTATGTTAGAGCTGGTATGCCTTTATCTGATGGTTCAATTACTCCTAAAGATATTCTTGCTATTAAAGGACCTAGTGCTGTACAGCAATATCTTGTGAACGAAGTTCAGGAAGTTTATCGTTTACAAGGTGTAAAGATAAATGATAAACATTTTGAGGTTGTCGTACGTCAAATGATGCGCAAAGTAAGGATAGTAGATCCAGGTGACGGAGTTTTCTTAGAGAATCAATTAATTCATACAGAAGATTTTATTGTTGAAAATGATAAACTTTACGGTATGAAAGTAGTTGAAGATGCTGGGGATTCTGATTCACTGAAATTAGGTCAATTAATCTCTTCAAGAGAATTAAGAGATGAGAATTCTCTATTACGCCGCGAAGATAAAGCGTTAGTAGTAGCTAGAGATGTAGTCCCTGCTACGGCCGAGCCTGTTTTACAAGGTATTACAAGAGCTTCACTACAAACTAAGTCATTTATTAGTGCTGCTTCATTCCAAGAAACTACTAAAGTACTAAATGAAGCTGCTGTAAGCGGTAAAGTTGATTCTCTAGAAGGTCTTAAGGAAAATGTAATTGTTGGACATAGAATTCCTGCTGGTACTGGAATGCGTAACTATGATGATATCATTGTAGGTTCTAAGGAGGAATTTGAAAAATTAATGGCTTCTAAAGAAGAGCCAACACCTAACTATAATTAA
- a CDS encoding DUF3467 domain-containing protein has protein sequence MEKQGPNKLNIEIDAEVAEGQYSNLAIINHSMSEFVVDFVNIMPGNPKSKVKSRIVLTPQHAKRLAKALAENVRKFEKANGDIKDYEQPPIPLNFGPTGQA, from the coding sequence ATGGAGAAACAAGGTCCAAATAAATTGAACATAGAAATTGATGCTGAAGTGGCAGAAGGTCAATATAGTAACCTAGCTATTATTAATCATTCTATGTCTGAGTTTGTTGTAGATTTTGTGAATATAATGCCTGGTAATCCAAAGAGTAAGGTCAAATCGAGAATTGTTTTAACGCCGCAACATGCTAAGCGATTAGCTAAAGCTCTTGCCGAAAATGTTCGAAAATTTGAAAAAGCAAATGGAGATATTAAGGATTATGAACAACCTCCGATCCCGTTAAACTTTGGTCCAACGGGACAAGCGTAA